TCGTACCGTGATTCCTAAACTTCCTGTACACACAACCGGTCCCTAAAAGCCTCTCGGCCAATCAGCAGCCGAGGATTTATCATCAGAGCGGCGGgttttttattcaataaaatTCAGTCTAAAATGAGTCTAACCGAAATTAAATATTGGATTCTGCTCCGGTGAATACCTCATCTTTGTAAAATGACATCAGGTGTTCTCCTCTCAGCCAATGCTAGTAGCTGTGAGGGCCACTCCGGCCACTTGGGGGCGCTGGTGCCCAGTTCAGAACACAACACGGATCGGCAGAACAGTTGATTGATTTGTACATTTAGTGATAGAAGCAGcatgatggggtttttttcctgttcatctGATGGATTAAATTTCTCTTTTAGctccgtgtttggtctccaccaccaccagaggGAAAGATCTGACTCTTCAGCTGCTAAAAAGCCCGATATCCCCCAAAATTTCTCTCAGGATCAACAAAGTATCTATAAATCTGAAACAACGACGCGGTCAGAGCAGATGAGCGTTAACACttttcctcccgtctctccGAGCTTACCGCCATGTAGGGTTTGCAGCCGGCGTCCATGGTTTTGGCCACGGAGTCGACCAGGTAGCCGCTGATGCCGAAGTCGCACATCTTCACTTGGCCCTGAGTGTTGATCAGCACGTTGGAGGGCTTCACGTCTACGGCGAGAGAGGAGGACCAGTTCAGACACTCTGCACATTCTGCTTCATGTCTCCGACGGCCGCAGTCGCTGTGGTCGCCGGTAGAAACCGACAGCGTGACCCCTGGCCGCAGAGGTTTTGACCCATGAAGGATCAGAACAGTGCGACTGTTCCATTCGACTTCCTCGACGTCAGATTGTGCAAAGTTTTTAACTTCTGCGGAACACTTCCAAACACATCTTTCGCggtttttagatttttagaaGAGATTTTCTTTGCCAATTATTTCCAATTTCCTCCGTGTTCGTCTTCAACCGTATGAAGTCTAatggaaaaattaaagaaacaatCTTTTGTGGCTTTGTACATTTGTATCATCTTTCTGTTACATCACAGGCAGATGGGGACAGAAAActaaagttgtaaaaaaaatatgtaatattgttTAGCGCAGCTTTTGATGCAGATTAATCTTAAAGTTCTGCCTGAAAACTGGAATTCACCTTTGATAAAAGCAGATGCAGACGTGTCGCTACGTTTCCGTCTGAATGTCGAGTGATGTTAAGCAAACTTTTGAAAATGCGGATTACTGTACGTGCGTTTCCACCTCGCATTTTGCGCATCAACTCTTTTTCCACCTCAAGCGAGCGTTTGAACTTTTATACGAATTAGGCGTCAACCTTTTCTCATGCGATGTCAGAACAATATGAAATGGATGTTGACTGGGAGCTTCAGCCTCTCACCTCTGTGAATGACTTGCAGATTACTGTGCAGATGCTCCAGAGCTTTTACTATCTGCAATAACAGAACAGGTTAATAAGCAGCAATCGGAGTCACAGGACGAACATCAGCCAGAGAGCGAACTGGAGCCCCGTGTGGTCGGGAACGGGAACTGAACCCACCGAGACGGCGATCTTCCCCAGGATGTCCTCGGGGATGCTCAGGCCCTTCTCGATCACCTGCTTGTAGAACTTGTCGAGCGACGTGTCCATCAGCTCCATGCAGATCCACACGTCGCCCTGGCaacagtcaggaaaaaaagagaaaactcaGACATGAAGTGTTTTAGTCCTGAGCATCCAGTCGCTGCCGCAGGAAGTTCTGCAGCAGACGTGGATCCAGAAGGAAACATCTGCTGGATGttttaaacaatattaaataagTTTAAATGATCTCCTGTTCATATTTTCCCGTTTTTAAAGGAATTCTCTTGATCGTCTTTTTCCGCTCGATGCAGCGTTTTCATTATGTCACGATTGATTTTCACGTTTTGATGATGAAGtgcaatgttttcttcttctcttcagaTTTTCACAATCTATCTTAAAGattccctgaaaaaaaatcaagaaactCAAGATTTCAAGATTTAAAATTTTGAAACTAATCACAGAGAGCAAAGAGTCAGCATCTGATATCTGGTTTGACCTACTTAATAATTTGATGTGTATTGCGTGGCGGCTCTATACGTACAGTACGTGGTGCTACTGTACCTCTCTGAACAACGCTCCGTAGAATGTGACCGTGTAGAAACAGTCCACTGTTCTCATGGAGATGTCCAGGTCCATGAGCAGACGCTTCTGCTCCTGAGTGTTCACCGTGGCCCGGATccgctgaggaggaggaggaggggggagaggaggaagaggaagaagaggaggaggggggagaggaggaagaggaggaggatgaggaggaagaagaggaggagggatgaggaggaggaggaagaagaggaagagggatgaggaggaagggaggaagaagaggaggagggatgaggaggaagaagaggaggagggatgaggaggaggaggaagaagaggaagagggatgaggaggaagggaggaagaagaggaggagggatgaggaggaagaagaggaggagggatgaggaggaggaggaagaagaggaagagggatgaggaggaagggaggaagaggatcaggaggaagaagaggaggaggaggaaggaggagggaggaagaagaggaggatgatgctTCATCATGTCTTCAGTCAGTGGGCCAGAGTCTGACTGTCATTTACTGATTCTGAATCTTTATCAATAATTAAATCAACACTTATTTGAAAATCGGAATTCAAATCAACACTTTACAACAGTTTCAATTcacaatgaattaaatatatatattttttttacaattatccatttcataattattctattctatttcgcaatgttaaagaaagcaAAAATGTTGATGGATATTCTTTCTCGGCCCGTGTTCCATCCGCCCAGACTCCCGTCACATCTCACCTTCACGGCCATGATGAGGCCACTGGGCACGTGCCTCATCTTGTCCACGACGCCGTACGCGCCGCGGCCGAGCTCGCCGATCTGCTCCAGGTCGTCGGCCTTCACCTCGAAGTTCTGCTCCGGACCAAAGAACCAGAGACGAGACGGAGACGAGAGCGGGTGAAAAACACTCACATCACTGATTCTGGGATGTGAAAACACTCGTGTGTCAGCGGGAGCGTTGACTGACAGCGAGAGGCGAGCGGCGTCGCTCCACCAAAAATACAccggcagtaaaaaaaaaaaacacatcagagaggagaagaatTATTATGTAAGAGGccgagagaggtgagagagaaacaggaagagacgcagagaagaaggagaaaaggaaacaaagccAAAGACTTGACGTTACCTTTTCTCCGATGGTCACACAAGCTTTGGAATCCAAATCTCTGGGGggtctggaaacacacacaggcgttttattactattactattaataTTATGACGATCGAATTAATTTAAATCTCTAAAGAACAAACATGACATTAGAGACgagttttaaatgtttctgttggtgCAGGAGCAGTCTACGgtgagaataaataaaacatgaaatgaaataataaaataataaaacaataaaatcacaaatgaacaataaaaaaacacaaaaagaaattatGGATCCAAATCCGccaaaaaaatgagaaaaagactaaaaacattcaacaaataaataagtaaaaataattattttagatgggaaaaatgaataaatgatagtataaaaaataaaataaaataaaaaataaatgaaatgaaaataaataaatgaataatgtttaAAACTATTCAACTATAATTA
This Scophthalmus maximus strain ysfricsl-2021 chromosome 16, ASM2237912v1, whole genome shotgun sequence DNA region includes the following protein-coding sequences:
- the map2k6 gene encoding dual specificity mitogen-activated protein kinase kinase 6 isoform X1; translation: MRIIISDFMKGKSYVLWEPTGERRTPPRMKNPSTPKRKTGLRLPKEVFEQPAPAAVPPRDLDSKACVTIGEKNFEVKADDLEQIGELGRGAYGVVDKMRHVPSGLIMAVKRIRATVNTQEQKRLLMDLDISMRTVDCFYTVTFYGALFREGDVWICMELMDTSLDKFYKQVIEKGLSIPEDILGKIAVSIVKALEHLHSNLQVIHRDVKPSNVLINTQGQVKMCDFGISGYLVDSVAKTMDAGCKPYMAPERINPETNQKGYNVKSDIWSLGITMIELAILRFPYDSWGTPFQQLKQVVEEPSPQLPAEQFSPEFVDFTSRCLKKVSKERPNYTELMQLPFFTSHEAKDTDVASFVKVVLGD
- the map2k6 gene encoding dual specificity mitogen-activated protein kinase kinase 6 isoform X2, with product MEGGSDKEGNVSGASPPPHQSRGEMSQPKGAKRKTGLRLPKEVFEQPAPAAVPPRDLDSKACVTIGEKNFEVKADDLEQIGELGRGAYGVVDKMRHVPSGLIMAVKRIRATVNTQEQKRLLMDLDISMRTVDCFYTVTFYGALFREGDVWICMELMDTSLDKFYKQVIEKGLSIPEDILGKIAVSIVKALEHLHSNLQVIHRDVKPSNVLINTQGQVKMCDFGISGYLVDSVAKTMDAGCKPYMAPERINPETNQKGYNVKSDIWSLGITMIELAILRFPYDSWGTPFQQLKQVVEEPSPQLPAEQFSPEFVDFTSRCLKKVSKERPNYTELMQLPFFTSHEAKDTDVASFVKVVLGD